From one Chryseobacterium sp. 3008163 genomic stretch:
- a CDS encoding RagB/SusD family nutrient uptake outer membrane protein: MKKIFLTLSLFGLMASCSEDFVDIKDEGETNVADFFTTEDDALRATNAIYSFLRSWENTGFPAQFVFGVTGDDVDKGSNPGDASFINAYDNFSFTVSDDGVRGYWIGQWQAVNRANQVITNVPKIEMNATTRNRLVAEARMLRAYFYFNLVRIYGGVPIFDGLPPDGNYTKPRNSKEEVYNFIVSDLIAASEVLPQTYPASQLGRVTKGGALGLLSKVYLYMKNYQKAYDTSNQVIALGYSLDPDFNHLFRPAGEFGTESVFEVNCGCDPSLGKDVGSQYAEVQGVRDQFGWGFFTPTTALENAFEPGDIRKELTILREGETTLEGDLIKKGDPNAGNMWNQKVYVPKSLNNSACGYGSIQNLRILRFADILLINAEAANEIGNSAAAIININKVRFRANLGNTTATSQAAIRTAIWQERRVELAMENDRFPDLVRTGQAATVLGPKGFKAGKNELFPIPLDAMNSSTGLFVQNPGY, encoded by the coding sequence ATGAAAAAAATATTTTTAACGCTCTCTCTGTTTGGATTAATGGCAAGCTGCAGCGAAGATTTTGTTGATATAAAAGATGAAGGAGAAACTAATGTAGCAGATTTCTTCACAACTGAGGACGATGCACTACGCGCTACCAATGCGATTTATAGTTTCTTAAGAAGTTGGGAAAACACAGGTTTTCCTGCACAATTTGTTTTTGGGGTAACAGGCGATGATGTAGACAAAGGATCTAATCCTGGAGATGCATCATTTATTAATGCGTATGATAACTTTTCTTTTACAGTAAGTGATGATGGAGTAAGAGGATACTGGATCGGACAGTGGCAAGCTGTTAACAGAGCAAATCAAGTGATTACGAATGTGCCTAAAATAGAAATGAACGCTACCACTAGAAATAGATTGGTGGCTGAAGCTAGAATGCTGAGAGCTTATTTTTATTTCAACTTGGTAAGAATTTACGGAGGTGTTCCAATTTTTGATGGATTACCACCAGATGGCAATTACACAAAGCCAAGAAATTCTAAAGAGGAAGTTTATAATTTTATCGTTTCAGATCTTATTGCTGCTTCAGAAGTTTTACCTCAGACTTATCCTGCTTCACAGCTCGGAAGAGTAACTAAAGGTGGTGCTTTAGGTTTATTATCTAAAGTATATCTTTATATGAAGAATTATCAAAAAGCATATGATACTTCGAATCAGGTTATTGCGTTGGGTTATTCTTTAGATCCTGACTTTAATCATTTATTCAGACCTGCAGGGGAATTTGGGACAGAATCTGTCTTTGAAGTGAATTGTGGTTGTGATCCATCACTAGGTAAAGATGTAGGTAGTCAATATGCAGAAGTTCAGGGGGTAAGAGATCAGTTCGGATGGGGTTTTTTCACACCTACAACAGCTTTAGAAAATGCATTTGAGCCAGGAGATATCAGAAAAGAATTGACTATTCTGAGAGAAGGAGAAACTACTCTAGAAGGTGATTTAATCAAGAAAGGAGATCCCAATGCTGGGAATATGTGGAATCAAAAAGTTTATGTTCCTAAATCTTTAAACAATAGTGCGTGTGGTTATGGTTCTATCCAAAATTTAAGAATTTTAAGATTCGCTGATATTCTTTTAATCAATGCAGAGGCAGCAAATGAAATTGGAAATTCTGCAGCTGCGATTATCAATATCAATAAAGTAAGATTCAGAGCTAATTTAGGAAACACTACGGCCACTTCTCAAGCTGCTATCAGAACTGCTATTTGGCAAGAAAGAAGAGTTGAGTTAGCTATGGAAAATGACAGATTTCCAGATTTAGTAAGAACAGGTCAGGCTGCTACAGTTTTAGGGCCTAAAGGATTTAAAGCAGGAAAAAACGAACTTTTCCCAATTCCTTTGGA